In a single window of the Elaeis guineensis isolate ETL-2024a chromosome 8, EG11, whole genome shotgun sequence genome:
- the LOC140851029 gene encoding uncharacterized protein yields MRRRGRYAGVQFQFSQTEAGTSSSAQQPEASSAAQHSEPCPSSSAQHDPPVHQPDDEIHVQDGFGRVRPRRGPTVVRDVWQMREGERIVVECNQLGQPIKKAVCLLTSFLGTVARRPQLCPLGYAKWNDMLPTYKVELLRVIESKFVLPPSTHDFVMKSLNRKWKEYRAQLKKDYMRQGMTEEEVARNCPPDVPPHQWMELVHYWFSERAQTYSAIGRAARAAQSVPHTSGSKSYARLRQEFEDEHGREPGQVEFYRMTHTHQDGTFVRDESRDLYERATSLIAERDDESAASTQQSRIEAEVFTELMGPECYGRVRGYGVGVTPTQLSEVSRYTQHAAADAQDSRVRRLEVEIQEIRQSRAAEMEEMRQSRAEMQAMRGQIDRLTSLLEMYGSSQAPGISGTRRDSGTSRGDNDDHPPAD; encoded by the exons atgcgtcgcaggggacgatatgctggtgtgcagttccagttttcacagacagaggccggtacgtcttcttcagcacagcagcctgaggccagttcagctgcacagcattctgagccctgtccttcatcatcagcacagcacgatcctcctgttcatcagccagatgatgagatacacgtgcagg acggattcgggagagtacgccccagacgcggacccacagtagtacgagatgtgtggcagatgcgtgagggcgagaggattgttgtggagtgcaatcagctaggtcagccaattaagaaagctgtctgcttattgacttcatttttggggactgttgctcggaggcctcagctatgtccgttgggctatgcaaaatggaatgacatgcttccaacgtacaaagttgagctcctccgagttatagag agcaagtttgttctccctccatccactcatgattttgtaatgaagtctctcaaccgcaaatggaaagaatatagagcacaattgaagaaggactatatgagacagggtatgacagaggaggaggttgctaggaattgtcctcctgatgtaccccctcatcagtggatggagttggttcattattggttctccgagagggcacag acttattctgctattggtagagctgcacgagcagctcagtctgttcctcatacatcggggtcgaagagttatgcacgactccgacaggagttt gaggatgagcatgggagggaacccggacaagtggagttttaccggatgactcatactcatcaggatggtacttttgttcgagatgagtcgagagatttatat gagagggctacatctctcattgcggagcgtgacgacgagtccgcagcatctacgcagcagagtcgtatcgaggccgaggtattcacagagttgatgggaccagagtgctacggccgagtgaggggttatggagtaggagtcacccccactcagttatctgaggttagtagatatacgcagcatgctgcagcagatgctcaggattcacgcgttcgcagactcgaggtggagatacaggagattagacagagtcgtgccgctgagatggaggagatgcgacagagccgtgccgagatgcaggccatgaggggacagattgatcgccttacatctttattagagatgtatggttcatctcag gctcctggcatatcaggcacccgtcgagatagcggcacgtcacgtggagacaacgacgaccatccgcctgcagattga